The following are encoded in a window of Pseudomonas multiresinivorans genomic DNA:
- a CDS encoding aldo/keto reductase gives MEYRYLGRSALKVSPLCLGAMMFGGETDEPTSRRIIDKALEQGVNFIDTADVYHKGRSEEVVGRAVAARRDDWVIASKFGNALGDGPNQRGQSRKWIYQSVEDSLRRLGTDYLDILYFHRTDVAAPLEEGLRAVGELIRQGKVRYYGLSNFRGWRIAEVVRLADQLGMDRPICSEPLYNLVDRTAEVEQLPVAGHFGIGVVPYSPLARGILTGKYRPGAEPPVDSRVGRGDKRIHQTEWRPESLQIAQRIAEHAVARGTTPAAFALAWVLNNPLVSSIIAGPRTEEHWDGYLPALDLQLTAEDEALVDSLVPPGHASTPGYSDPAYPVEGRPAR, from the coding sequence ATGGAATACCGTTACCTGGGCCGCAGCGCCCTGAAAGTCTCACCCCTGTGCCTGGGCGCCATGATGTTCGGCGGCGAGACCGACGAGCCGACCTCGCGGCGCATCATCGACAAGGCTCTGGAGCAGGGCGTCAACTTCATCGATACCGCCGACGTCTACCACAAGGGCCGTTCCGAAGAAGTGGTCGGCCGCGCGGTCGCCGCGCGCCGGGATGACTGGGTGATCGCCAGCAAGTTCGGCAATGCCCTGGGCGATGGCCCGAACCAGCGTGGCCAGTCGCGCAAGTGGATCTACCAGTCGGTGGAGGACAGCCTGCGGCGCCTGGGCACCGACTACCTGGACATTCTCTACTTCCACCGCACCGACGTCGCCGCGCCGCTGGAAGAGGGCCTGCGCGCGGTGGGCGAGCTGATCCGCCAGGGCAAGGTGCGCTACTACGGCCTGTCCAACTTCCGCGGCTGGCGCATCGCCGAGGTGGTACGCCTGGCCGACCAGTTGGGGATGGACCGGCCGATCTGCAGCGAGCCGCTGTACAACCTGGTGGACCGCACCGCCGAGGTCGAGCAACTGCCCGTCGCCGGCCACTTCGGCATCGGCGTGGTGCCCTACAGCCCATTGGCCCGCGGCATACTCACCGGCAAGTACCGGCCCGGTGCCGAACCGCCAGTGGACTCCCGCGTTGGCCGTGGCGACAAACGCATTCACCAGACCGAGTGGCGTCCCGAATCCCTGCAGATCGCCCAGCGTATCGCCGAGCACGCGGTGGCCCGCGGTACCACGCCGGCCGCGTTCGCTCTGGCCTGGGTGCTGAACAACCCCTTGGTCAGCTCGATCATCGCCGGGCCGCGAACCGAGGAGCACTGGGACGGCTATCTGCCGGCGCTGGACCTGCAACTGACCGCCGAAGACGAGGCACTGGTGGACAGCCTGGTGCCGCCCGGCCACGCCTCCACTCCCGGCTACAGCGATCCTGCCTATCCCGTCGAAGGCCGTCCGGCCCGTTGA
- a CDS encoding aldo/keto reductase — protein sequence MDKRTLGRSGLQVSALGLGCMGLSYGYGPAVDRYDGIRLLRRAFDSGVTFFDTAEAYGPFANEELLGEALAPVRDEVVIATKFGFASGDVGLGLDSRPENIRAMAEASLKRLKTDRIDLFYQHRVDPNVPMEDVAGAVGELIREGKIKHFGLSEAGPQSIRRAHAVQPVAALQSEYSLWWREPEKEILPLLAELGIGFVPFSPLGKGFLTGAIDERTQFAANDFRNIVPRFSEENRKANAGLIEVLGRIADSKGATRAQIAIAWLLAQQPWIVPIPGTTKLHRLEENLGAATLALDSTDLAAIEAALRQIEIVGERYPAHLQQRVGR from the coding sequence ATGGACAAGCGCACACTGGGCCGCAGCGGCCTGCAGGTATCGGCACTGGGCCTGGGCTGCATGGGCCTGAGCTACGGCTATGGCCCGGCGGTCGATCGCTACGATGGCATCCGTTTGTTACGCCGTGCCTTCGACAGCGGCGTGACCTTTTTCGACACCGCCGAGGCCTACGGCCCCTTCGCCAACGAAGAGCTGCTGGGCGAGGCCCTGGCACCGGTCCGTGACGAAGTGGTGATCGCCACCAAGTTCGGCTTCGCGAGCGGTGACGTCGGCCTGGGCCTGGACAGCCGCCCAGAGAACATCCGCGCCATGGCGGAGGCATCGCTCAAGCGCCTGAAGACCGACCGTATCGACCTGTTCTACCAGCACCGCGTCGATCCGAACGTGCCCATGGAAGACGTGGCCGGCGCCGTCGGCGAGCTGATCCGCGAGGGCAAGATCAAGCACTTCGGCCTCTCCGAAGCCGGCCCGCAATCCATCCGCCGCGCCCACGCGGTACAGCCGGTGGCGGCGCTGCAGAGCGAGTACTCGCTGTGGTGGCGCGAACCGGAGAAGGAAATCCTCCCGCTGCTGGCCGAACTGGGCATCGGCTTCGTGCCCTTCAGCCCGCTGGGCAAGGGCTTCCTCACTGGCGCCATTGACGAGCGCACGCAGTTTGCGGCCAACGACTTCCGCAACATCGTCCCTCGCTTCTCGGAAGAGAACCGCAAGGCCAATGCCGGGCTGATCGAGGTGCTCGGCCGCATCGCCGACAGCAAGGGCGCAACCCGCGCGCAGATTGCCATTGCCTGGCTGTTGGCCCAGCAACCCTGGATCGTGCCGATTCCCGGCACCACCAAGCTGCATCGCCTGGAGGAAAACCTCGGCGCGGCCACGCTGGCACTGGACTCCACCGACCTTGCTGCCATCGAAGCCGCGCTGCGGCAGATCGAGATCGTCGGCGAGCGCTATCCGGCACACCTGCAGCAACGGGTCGGGCGCTGA
- a CDS encoding NAD(P)-dependent alcohol dehydrogenase, producing MKTLGYAAQNPQDPLAPFTFERRSLRDNDVAMDVLYCGVCHSDLHQARNDWGFSRYPMVPGHEIVGRVSAVGSKVTRYQVGDAVAVGCMVDSCQVCDQCRKGEEQLCREGNTQTYNDRDRVTREATQGGYSKQLVVREEFVLRVPDGLDLSKAAPLLCAGITTYSPLRTWNVGPGSRVGVVGLGGLGHMAVKLAVGLGASVTVLSRTADKRQDALDLGADALLASSDADAMKAAANGFDLIIDTVPVKHDLKPYLPLLDVDGTLVLVGQVGPVDEISTVPLLLGRRRIAGSPIGGIAETQEMLDFCARKNILPECEMIRMDEINHAYERMERSDVRYRFVIDLATLA from the coding sequence ATGAAGACCCTTGGATATGCTGCGCAGAACCCGCAGGACCCGCTCGCTCCCTTTACCTTCGAACGCCGCTCGCTGCGCGATAACGATGTGGCGATGGACGTCCTCTACTGCGGCGTCTGCCACTCCGACCTGCACCAGGCCCGCAACGACTGGGGCTTCAGCCGTTACCCGATGGTGCCGGGCCACGAGATCGTCGGCCGGGTCAGCGCCGTCGGCTCGAAAGTCACGCGCTACCAGGTCGGCGACGCCGTGGCGGTGGGCTGCATGGTGGATTCCTGCCAGGTGTGCGACCAGTGCCGCAAGGGCGAGGAACAGCTGTGCCGCGAAGGCAATACCCAGACCTACAACGACCGTGACCGCGTGACCCGCGAGGCGACCCAGGGCGGCTACTCCAAGCAGCTTGTGGTGCGCGAGGAATTTGTCCTGCGCGTGCCGGACGGCCTGGACCTTAGCAAGGCCGCGCCGCTGCTGTGCGCCGGCATCACCACCTATTCGCCGCTGCGCACCTGGAACGTCGGGCCGGGCAGCCGCGTGGGCGTGGTCGGTCTCGGCGGGCTGGGACACATGGCGGTGAAGCTGGCGGTCGGCCTGGGCGCCAGCGTCACCGTGCTCAGCCGCACCGCGGACAAGCGCCAGGATGCCCTGGACCTGGGTGCGGATGCGCTGCTGGCGTCCTCCGACGCCGATGCGATGAAGGCCGCCGCCAACGGCTTCGACCTGATCATCGACACCGTGCCGGTGAAGCATGATCTCAAGCCCTACCTGCCGCTGCTGGACGTCGACGGTACCCTGGTGCTGGTCGGCCAGGTCGGTCCGGTGGACGAGATCAGCACCGTGCCGTTGCTGCTGGGACGTCGGCGCATCGCCGGCTCGCCCATCGGCGGCATTGCCGAAACCCAGGAGATGCTCGATTTCTGCGCCAGGAAGAACATCCTGCCGGAGTGCGAGATGATCCGCATGGACGAGATCAATCACGCCTACGAGCGCATGGAGCGCTCCGACGTGCGCTACCGCTTCGTCATTGATCTCGCGACGTTGGCCTGA
- a CDS encoding carboxymuconolactone decarboxylase family protein, translating to MSEPASTAHKAFGDIAPALADYTDRVLFGDVWQRPGLSPRDRSLVTVASLVARYQANELHFHLGKALDNGLTREELIEAITHLAFYSGWPTASTALGVARRVFAERDAA from the coding sequence ATGAGCGAACCAGCTTCTACCGCCCACAAGGCTTTCGGCGACATCGCCCCGGCGCTGGCCGACTACACCGACCGCGTGCTGTTCGGCGATGTCTGGCAACGCCCGGGCCTCTCGCCGCGTGACCGCAGCCTGGTCACCGTGGCCAGCCTGGTGGCGCGCTATCAGGCCAACGAACTGCATTTCCACCTGGGCAAGGCGCTGGACAACGGCCTGACCCGCGAGGAGCTGATCGAGGCCATCACCCACCTGGCTTTCTATTCCGGCTGGCCCACGGCCTCCACCGCACTGGGCGTCGCCCGCCGTGTATTTGCCGAGCGCGATGCCGCCTGA
- a CDS encoding carbon-nitrogen hydrolase family protein: protein MTRVAIIQAASVPYEPMASVEKAGGILRRVAEQGARLAVFPEAYIGGYPKGASFGSVIGNRSGAGRELYQRYVEGAVALDGPELAALAEIVEQTGVITVVGIIERFGRTLYCTAVTLVPGRGIAGYHRKLMPTGQERLVWGFGDGSTIEPVNSEIGVLGSVICWENYMPALRQAMYAQGVELYCAPTADDRPSWASSMQHIALEGRVFVLSACQAIRLGEYPQQHREAFGLDFKDDEYVMRGGSMIVSPLGEVLAGPVFDCETELYADLDMGQLNQGNLDFDVCGHYARPDVFELKVNTAPLRPVTFEG, encoded by the coding sequence ATGACCCGTGTAGCAATCATCCAGGCCGCCTCTGTTCCCTACGAACCCATGGCCAGCGTCGAGAAGGCCGGCGGCATCCTGCGCCGCGTGGCGGAGCAGGGCGCCAGGCTGGCGGTCTTCCCCGAGGCGTACATCGGCGGCTATCCCAAGGGCGCCAGCTTCGGCAGCGTGATCGGCAACCGCAGCGGCGCCGGGCGCGAGTTGTACCAGCGCTACGTGGAAGGCGCCGTGGCGCTGGACGGTCCCGAGCTGGCGGCGCTGGCCGAGATCGTCGAACAGACCGGCGTGATCACCGTGGTCGGCATCATCGAGCGCTTTGGTCGCACCCTGTATTGCACCGCCGTGACGCTGGTGCCGGGGCGTGGGATCGCCGGCTACCACCGCAAGCTCATGCCGACGGGCCAGGAACGGTTGGTGTGGGGCTTCGGCGACGGTTCGACGATCGAGCCGGTGAACAGCGAGATCGGCGTGCTGGGCAGCGTCATCTGCTGGGAGAACTACATGCCGGCGCTGCGCCAGGCCATGTACGCCCAGGGCGTGGAGCTGTATTGCGCACCGACCGCCGATGATCGGCCGTCCTGGGCCAGCTCCATGCAGCACATCGCCCTGGAGGGGCGAGTGTTCGTGCTCTCCGCATGCCAGGCGATCCGCCTGGGCGAGTATCCGCAGCAGCACCGCGAGGCGTTCGGCCTGGACTTCAAGGACGACGAATACGTGATGCGCGGCGGCAGCATGATCGTCAGCCCGCTGGGCGAGGTGCTGGCCGGGCCGGTGTTCGACTGCGAGACCGAGCTCTATGCCGACCTCGACATGGGCCAGCTCAACCAGGGCAACCTCGATTTCGACGTGTGCGGCCACTACGCGCGGCCGGACGTGTTCGAGCTGAAGGTGAATACCGCGCCTTTGCGCCCGGTCACTTTCGAGGGTTGA